From the genome of Chroicocephalus ridibundus chromosome 1, bChrRid1.1, whole genome shotgun sequence, one region includes:
- the LOC134523950 gene encoding C-type natriuretic peptide 1-like isoform X1: MSCLSPQEGAGGGVQGGTRLITRNTGSSALTPPSPLCLSQMLLSQLLPLEPESTPAEEDTKEGSSFGPQFLSSTLPFLPSGARAARPSLWRKTLASRKWALPGDWAWKAVPRGCFGLKLDRIGTFSGLGC, from the coding sequence ATGTCCTGCCTGAGCCCTCAGGAAGGTGCGGGCGGTGGGGTACAAGGGGGTACAAGGCTTATCACCAGGAACACAGGCAGCTCCGCTCTCActcccccctctcctctctgTTTATCCCAGATGCTCCTTTCCCAGTTGCTGCCCCTGGAGCCTGAGTCCACGCCAGCCGAAGAGGACACAAAGGAGGGGTCCAGCTTTGGCCCTCAGTttctctcctccaccctccccttcctcccgtCTGGGGCTAGAGCTGCCCGTCCCTCTCTCTGGCGCAAGACCCTCGCCAGTCGCAAGTGGGCACTGCCTGGAGATTGGGCCTGGAAGGCTGTGCCCAGGGGCTGCTTTGGGCTGAAACTGGACAGGATCGGGACCTTCAGTGGTTTGGGGTGTTAG
- the LOC134523950 gene encoding C-type natriuretic peptide 2-like isoform X2 has translation MLGLQSWPCSLLLLLVLLSASVQTVSLPGQRLQMLLSQLLPLEPESTPAEEDTKEGSSFGPQFLSSTLPFLPSGARAARPSLWRKTLASRKWALPGDWAWKAVPRGCFGLKLDRIGTFSGLGC, from the exons ATGCTGGGACTCCAGTCGTGGCCTTGCTCGCTTCTCCTCCTCTTAGTTCTGCTCTCTGCCAGCGTTCAGACTGTGTCCTTGCCAGGACAGAGGCTACAG ATGCTCCTTTCCCAGTTGCTGCCCCTGGAGCCTGAGTCCACGCCAGCCGAAGAGGACACAAAGGAGGGGTCCAGCTTTGGCCCTCAGTttctctcctccaccctccccttcctcccgtCTGGGGCTAGAGCTGCCCGTCCCTCTCTCTGGCGCAAGACCCTCGCCAGTCGCAAGTGGGCACTGCCTGGAGATTGGGCCTGGAAGGCTGTGCCCAGGGGCTGCTTTGGGCTGAAACTGGACAGGATCGGGACCTTCAGTGGTTTGGGGTGTTAG